Proteins from one Bradyrhizobium amphicarpaeae genomic window:
- a CDS encoding PIN domain-containing protein yields the protein MLGAAEGAILVTTDRVVEEARRRIALGLKRPELIAVLDDLAELLTVVPLVALEPVLARCEEALRDAVPSRNGSVRDAHVLALARSVDADVWTTDRDFAGTGVATWSTPNLMRALAEADPQ from the coding sequence ATGCTTGGAGCGGCTGAAGGAGCCATCCTGGTCACGACGGACCGTGTGGTTGAGGAAGCACGCCGGCGGATCGCGCTGGGTTTGAAGCGGCCCGAGCTGATCGCTGTGCTCGACGATCTCGCGGAATTGCTGACGGTTGTCCCCCTCGTTGCGCTGGAGCCCGTTCTCGCCCGTTGCGAAGAGGCTTTGCGCGATGCGGTGCCGAGCCGCAATGGGTCGGTGCGCGATGCTCACGTGCTGGCTTTGGCCCGGAGCGTAGATGCCGACGTCTGGACAACCGACCGCGATTTTGCGGGAACGGGAGTCGCGACGTGGTCGACGCCCAACCTCATGCGGGCACTTGCGGAAGCTGATCCGCAATAG
- a CDS encoding SMI1/KNR4 family protein: MDTERRIEHLEGALGASLPAAYRAFLESHREDPSRPVQVVSTNPDYWDVEHFLEIGDGKSYLQIDHCYELVGDVLPEGMLPFAEDGGGNLYLLDCRKGLGTGAVYWWDHEQELGEDRVELVAASFPEFLAVLIPDPDELPGDDASNRRGVGR; encoded by the coding sequence ATGGATACCGAACGACGAATTGAACACCTGGAAGGGGCGCTCGGGGCCAGCTTGCCTGCGGCCTATCGTGCTTTCCTGGAGTCGCACAGGGAAGACCCATCTCGTCCGGTTCAGGTCGTTTCGACCAATCCCGACTATTGGGATGTCGAGCATTTCCTCGAAATCGGCGATGGGAAGAGCTACCTCCAGATCGATCATTGTTATGAACTGGTCGGGGACGTGCTTCCCGAAGGGATGTTGCCGTTTGCCGAGGACGGGGGTGGCAACCTGTATCTTCTCGATTGCCGTAAGGGGCTGGGTACCGGTGCCGTCTATTGGTGGGATCACGAACAGGAGCTCGGTGAGGATCGCGTGGAGTTGGTGGCGGCGAGCTTCCCGGAGTTTCTCGCGGTTCTGATCCCCGATCCCGACGAGCTTCCGGGTGACGATGCAAGCAATAGGAGGGGGGTGGGGCGCTGA
- a CDS encoding HNH endonuclease, whose product MNRVSLPTFDDAAAFLALSSNSRLKSYPELQAIVPDVLDCYDTYMAAGGDPALVNNVILSDPIAGYLRDHYASPPRNVAYIRQMRDSTEHLVCPMCGSMHSGTLDHFLPKSVFPIFALFSKNLVPACKCNSKRNDVYVGATQAERVLHPYFDNCLEERLVRAQFDDVCDIPRVSVALAIPNTHPYYPAVNFHVRSIVERSAIVRYLADRWSALYRKPSLVIRALGENPPTQADLAEILEEERVALDDLHTSRNNWNSVFVSGLLQPHVLSWLMGRFSDPERAPDGPLG is encoded by the coding sequence GTGAATAGAGTTTCCCTGCCAACCTTCGATGACGCTGCAGCGTTTTTGGCGTTATCAAGCAACTCGCGTTTAAAGAGCTATCCAGAGCTTCAGGCGATCGTTCCGGACGTGCTCGATTGTTATGACACGTATATGGCTGCTGGTGGAGATCCTGCGTTAGTTAACAATGTAATTCTGTCTGATCCAATTGCTGGGTATCTTCGTGATCACTACGCTTCTCCGCCGAGAAATGTTGCCTACATCCGCCAAATGCGAGATTCTACGGAGCATCTTGTGTGCCCAATGTGCGGGTCAATGCACAGTGGCACCCTGGATCACTTTTTGCCCAAAAGTGTCTTTCCAATTTTTGCGCTGTTCTCAAAGAACCTCGTTCCGGCTTGCAAATGTAACAGCAAGCGGAATGACGTATATGTAGGCGCCACACAAGCGGAACGTGTGTTGCACCCATATTTCGATAATTGCCTCGAAGAACGTCTAGTAAGAGCCCAGTTCGATGATGTTTGCGACATCCCGAGAGTATCCGTTGCCTTGGCAATTCCAAACACCCATCCGTATTATCCAGCAGTAAACTTTCACGTGAGATCGATTGTAGAGAGGTCGGCGATTGTGAGGTATCTAGCGGATCGCTGGAGTGCTCTTTATCGTAAGCCGAGTCTTGTGATTCGAGCGTTGGGAGAAAACCCTCCGACCCAAGCTGATTTGGCGGAGATCCTTGAGGAGGAGCGGGTGGCATTGGATGATCTCCATACAAGTAGGAATAACTGGAATTCCGTTTTTGTGTCCGGTTTGCTTCAACCGCATGTTTTGAGTTGGCTGATGGGGCGGTTCTCTGATCCCGAACGGGCGCCGGATGGGCCGTTGGGGTAA